Proteins from a genomic interval of Lycium ferocissimum isolate CSIRO_LF1 chromosome 2, AGI_CSIRO_Lferr_CH_V1, whole genome shotgun sequence:
- the LOC132047627 gene encoding uncharacterized protein LOC132047627 → MAQVVTCRVKFIPLQLEFIATFVYVYNMKEDRKELWDHLSQLSGNHKEPWIVLGDFNVVLHREDRLGGNPVTLVEVTDFQNCIDNCGLEEIANSGSQYTWNDKQDARIFSKIDKVLVNGEWVDQMPDITAHILPEGISDHCPLVVQMLQSFSRKENQDREAMRRIQMQLQLTPLNATIQKEEKELSDKFRRSIYLAESILLRKQSNLD, encoded by the exons ATGGCGCAAGTTGTTACATGCAGGGTAAAATTCATTCCTCTGCAACTTGAGTTTATCGCAACCTTTGTGTATGTCTATAATATGAAGGAAGATAGGAAGGAGTTGTGGGATCACTTAAGCCAACTGAGTGGGAATCATAAAGAGCCTTGGATAGTATTGGGAGATTTTAATGTTGTGCTTCATAGAGAAGATAGATTGGGAGGAAATCCAGTTACTCTAGTTGAGGTAACTGATTTCCAAAACTGTATTGATAATTGTGGTTTGGAGGAAATAGCCAATTCAGGAAGCCAGTATACCTGGAATGATAAACAGGATGCTaggattttttcaaaaattgataAAGTGTTAGTTAATGGAGAGTGGGTGGACCAGATGCCTGATATAACTGCGCATATTCTGCCAGAGGGTATTAGTGATCACTGCCCTTTAGTGGTTCAGATGTTGCAGTCATTCTCTAGGAAG GAAAATCAGGACAGAGAGGCAATGAGGAGAATCCAAATGCAATTACAGCTGACTCCACTGAATGCTACTATACAGAAGGAGGAAAAGGAGTTAAGTGACAAGTTCAGAAGATCAATATACTTGGCTGAATCAATATTATTACGGAAGCAAAGCAACTTGGATTAG
- the LOC132047628 gene encoding uncharacterized protein LOC132047628, with translation MEYFSRLMARMSKLPNFRYHPVCKEQQLTHLTFADDLMIVCKGTDASVTRVMEAIKCFTDTTGLAANSDKSSVFITGVKDNVKERLLEITGFVAGTFPIKYLGLPLSHKKWSKMQCHQLCLKITEKIRASATRHLSYAGRIPVINSVLFSLYNFWGSVFLLPQSVLKLVDKQRREFLWGSKEEGRKIALVAWHDLCWPKKQGGLNVKNCRL, from the coding sequence ATGGAGTATTTCTCAAGACTCATGGCAAGAATGAGCAAGCTGCCTAATTTCAGATATCACCCAGTGTGTAAAGAACAACAGCTCACCCATCTCACTTTTGCTGATGATCTAATGATAGTCTGCAAAGGGACAGACGCTTCAGTAACTAGAGTCATGGAGGCTATAAAATGTTTCACAGATACTACTGGTTTAGCTGCAAATAGTGATAAGTCAAGCGTATTCATAACAGGGGTAAAAGACAATGTCAAAGAAAGGCTGTTGGAGATTACTGGTTTTGTAGCAGGCACTTTTCCAATAAAATACCTTGGGTTGCCTTTGTCTCACAAGAAATGGAGCAAGATGCAATGCCATCAGTTATGTCTTAAGATCACTGAGAAGATCAGGGCCTCAGCAACTAGGCACCTGTCATATGCAGGTAGAATCCCAGTAATTAATTCAGTGTTATTTTCCTTGTATAATTTTTGGGGATCAGTATTCTTACTCCCCCAGAGTGTACTGAAACTGGTGGACAAGCAACGTAGAGAGTTTCTATGGGGCTCTAAAGAGGAAGGAAGGAAGATTGCACTAGTagcttggcatgatctatgctGGCCAAAGAAACAGGGTGGGTTGAATGTGAAGAACTGCAGATTGTAG
- the LOC132039546 gene encoding probable pectate lyase 16: protein MAKSTNSLQLFSCLLICLISAIVASKSSHEHATKEVHDYLPSYYPQPHKNLLNVIDSCWRLNDDWSSNRKALADCAIGFGSSTIGGKNGDIYIVTDSSDDPVNPKPGTLRYGAIQSEPLWIIFKMDMALTLKNELMVNSYKTIDGRGAKIEISNGPCITLDYVTNVIIHGISIHDCKPSKKGMVRSSPENVGERLGSDGDAISVFGSSNIWIDHCYLARATDGLLDVIHASTAVTISNNYFTEHDKVMLLGHNDEYTADRSMKVTVVFNHFGRELVQRMPRVRHGYAHVANNYYDQWLMYAIGGSANPTILSEGNYFIAPDKDSNKEVTKRETQEKGWKNWKWRSSKDVFLNGAYFLPSGYGGIAPKYTREQSFIVAQGSLTPSLTSDAGPLHCVVNETC, encoded by the exons ATGGCAAAATCAACTAATTCCCTCCAACTATTTTCATGTCTTCTAATATGTTTAATTTCCGCCATAGTAGCCAGTAAATCAAGCCACGAACATGCAACTAAAGAGGTACATGATTATCTTCCAAGTTATTATCCTCAACCTCACAAAAACCTCCTCAATGTCATTGATTCGTGTTGGAGATTGAACGATGATTGGTCATCCAATCGGAAGGCTTTAGCAGATTGTGCAATAGGCTTCGGAAGTAGTACAATAGGAGGTAAAAATGGTGATATTTATATAGTCACTGACTCCTCTGATGACCCCGTAAATCCTAAACCAGGCACACTTAGATATGGTGCAATTCAATCCGAGCCACTTTGGATCATTTTCAAAATGGACATGGCACTTACACTTAAAAATGAGCTTATGGTGAATAGTTACAAGACTATAGATGGCAGAGGTGCAAAAATTGAGATTTCTAATGGTCCATGCATCACGTTGGACTATGTAACAAATGTTATTATCCATGGGATTAGTATCCATGATTGTAAGCCTAGTAAAAAGGGCATGGTTCGGAGTAGTCCTGAAAATGTTGGTGAAAGATTAGGCTCTGATGGTGATGCCATAAGTGTGTTTGGTTCGTCGAATATTTGGATTGATCATTGCTATCTTGCTCGTGCAACAGATGGCCTACTCGATGTTATTCATGCTTCAACTGCAGTTACCATCTCCAACAATTACTTCACTGAGCACGACAAA GTTATGTTATTGGGTCACAACGATGAATATACTGCAGACAGAAGCATGAAAGTCACGGTAGTTTTCAACCATTTTGGCCGTGAACTAGTTCAAAGAATGCCAAG GGTTAGGCATGGGTATGCTCATGTGGCcaataattattatgatcaatggtTAATGTATGCCATTGGTGGGAGTGCAAATCCAACAATACTCAGTGAAGGAAATTACTTCATTGCTCCTGACAAAGATTCCAACAAAGAG GTCACCAAGAGGGAGACTCAAGAAAAAGGATGGAAGAATTGGAAATGGAGGTCTTCCAAGGATGTGTTTTTGAATGgagcttattttcttccatCCGGATATGGAGGTATTGCTCCAAAGTACACGAGAGAACAATCGTTTATTGTTGCTCAAGGATCGTTAACTCCCTCTTTAACTTCCGATGCTGGTCCTCTTCATTGTGTTGTCAATGAAACTTGCTAA
- the LOC132039554 gene encoding LEAF RUST 10 DISEASE-RESISTANCE LOCUS RECEPTOR-LIKE PROTEIN KINASE-like 2.7, translating to MSKPSIKFHMAISPTINCISTLSIFTIFLTLQFLSIIEAQSRICRTSCGDLPIQYPFGIDDGCGSPYYRHILVCTAGQLQLRTPSGRYPVRNLSYTDPHILVTDPLMWNCLDGDHFRPTRPFSLDTSTHFTLSSENDYLFFNCSESDVLVEPKPMFCERFPDQCDSTCDSSSYLCRHMPECPSALRSSSCCSYYPKATESLRLMLKHCASYTSVYWRNLGSTPAFDQAPEYGIRVDFDIPVTTRCLQCQDTAKGGGTCGFDAETQDFLCLCDKGNSTTNCNDRTGSHRRGVVAGTATAVSVAGAFGIGAGVWYLKKLRAKAPVTHGVQTNENRLF from the exons ATGTCAAAACCTTCAATCAAGTTTCACATGGCCATTTCACCAACAATCAATTGCATATCAACTTTGTCCATCTTTACTATTTTCCTTACACTTCAATTTCTGAGCATAATAGAAGCTCAATCAAGAATATGCAGAACTTCTTGTGGTGATCTACCAATTCAGTACCCTTTTGGCATTGATGATGGCTGTGGAAGTCCATATTATAGGCACATTCTTGTATGTACTGCTGGTCAGCTTCAACTTAGAACTCCTTCTGGTAGATACCCTGTTAGAAATTTAAGTTATACGGATCCTCATATTCTTGTGACCGACCCCTTAATGTGGAATTGCCTAGATGGTGACCATTTTAGACCAACCAGGCCGTTTAGTCTAGATACTAGCACACATTTCACTTTATCCTCTGAAAATGACTACTTGTTCTTCAATTGTAGTGAAAGTGATGTGTTAGTTGAGCCAAAACCAATGTTCTGCGAGCGTTTCCCTGATCAGTGTGATTCAACCTGTGATAGTTCGAGTTATCTTTGTAGGCACATGCCCGAATGTCCTTCTGCTTTGAGGAGTAGCTCGTGTtgttcttactatcccaaagcTACTGAATCTTTGAGGCTAATGTTGAAGCATTGTGCAAGCTATACTAGTGTGTATTGGAGGAATCTTGGTTCAACCCCCGCGTTTGATCAGGCTCCCGAGTATGGGATTAgagttgattttgatattcCGGTCACTACGCGATGCTTGCAGTGTCAAGATACTGCTAAGGGAGGGGGAACTTGTGGATTTGATGCAGAAACACAGGATTTCTTGTGCCTGTGTGACAAAGGGAACAGTACCACCAACTGTAATG ATCGTACGGGCTCTCACAGAAGAGGAGTTGTTGCAG GGACAGCAACAGCAGTTTCAGTAGCAGGGGCATTTGGAATAGGAGCCGGTGTATGGTACTTGAAGAAACTGAGAGCAAAAGCACCAGTAACTCATGGAGTTCAAACAAATGAGAATAGACTCTTCTAA